In Piliocolobus tephrosceles isolate RC106 chromosome 10, ASM277652v3, whole genome shotgun sequence, a single window of DNA contains:
- the ATN1 gene encoding atrophin-1 isoform X2 codes for MKTRQNKDSMSMRSGRKKEAPGPREELRSRGRASPGGVSTSSSDGKAEKSRQTAKKARVEEASTPKVNKQGRSEEISESESEETNAPKKTKTEELPRPQSPSDLDSLDGRSLNDDGSSDPRDIDQDNRSTSPSIYSPGSVENDSDSSSGLSQGPARPYHPPPLFPPSPPPPDSTPRQPEASFEPHPSVTPTGYHAPMEPPTSRMFQAPPGAPPPHPQLYPGGAGGGVLSGPPMGPKGGGAASSVGGPNGGKQHPPPTTPISVSSSGASGAPPAKPPNTSVGGGNLPSAPPPANFPHVTPNLPPPPALRPLNNASASPPGLGAQPLPGHLPSPHAMGQGMGGLPPGPEKGPTLAPSPHSLPPASSSSAPAPPMRFPYSSSSSSSAAASSSSSSSSSSASPYPASQALPSYPHSFPPPTSLSVSNQPPKYTQPSLPSQAVWSQGPPPPPPYGRLLANSNAHPGPFPPSSGAQSTAHPPASTHHHHHQQQQQPQQQQQHHGSSGPPPGAFPHPLEGGSSHHAHPYAMSPSLGSLRPYPPGPTHLPPPHSQVSYSQAGPNGPPVSSSSNSSSSTSQGSFPCSHPSPSQGPQGTPYPFPPVPTVTTSSATLSTVIATVASSPAGYKTASPPGPPPYGKRAPSPGAYKTATPPGYKPGSPPNFRTGTPPGYRGTSPPAGPGTFKPGSPTVGPGPLPPAGPSGLPSLPPPPAAPASGPPLSATQIKQEPAEEYETPESPVPPARSPSPPPKVVDVPSHASQSARFNKHLDRGFNSCARSDLYFVPLEGSKLAKKRADLVEKVRREAEQRAREEKEREREREREKEREREKERELERSVKLAQEGRAPVECPSLGPVPHRPPFEPGSAVATVPPYLGPDTPALRTLSEYARPHVMSPGNRNHPFYVPLGAVDPGLLGYNVPALYSSDPAAREREREARERDLRDRLKPGFEVKPSELEPLHGVPGPGLDPFPRHGGLALQPGPPGLHPFPFHPSLGPLERERLALAAGPALRPDMSYAERLAAERQHAERVAALGNDPLARLQMLNVTPHHHQHSHIHSHLHLHQQDAIHAASASVHPLIDPLASGSHLTRIPYPAGTLPNPLLPHPLHENEVLRHQLFAAPYRDLPASLSAPMSAAHQLQAMHAQSAELQRLALEQQQWLHAHHPLHSVPLPAQEDYYSHLKKESDKPL; via the exons ATGAAGACACGACAGAATAAAGACTCA ATGTCAATGAGGAGTGGACGGAAGAAAGAGGCCCCTGGGCCCCGGGAAGAACTGAGATCGAGGGGCCGGGCCTCCCCTGGAGGGGTCAGCACGTCCAGCAGTGATGGCAAAGCTGAGAAGTCCAGGCAGACAGCCAAG AAGGCCCGAGTAGAGGAAGCCTCCACCCCAAAGGTCAACAAGCAGGGTCGGAGTGAGGAGATCTCAGAGAGTGAAAGTGAGGAGACCAATGCACCAAAAAAGACCAAAACTGAG GAACTGCCTCGGCCACAGTCTCCCTCTGATCTGGATAGCTTGGATGGGCGGAGCCTTAATGATGATGGCAGCAGCGACCCTAGGGATATTGACCAGGACAACCGAAGCACGTCCCCCAGCATCTACAGCCCTGGAAGTGTGGAGAATGACTCCGACTCATCTTCTGGCCTGTCCCAGGGCCCAGCCCGCCCCTACCACCCACCTCcgctctttcctccttcccctccacccccagaCAGCACCCCTCGCCAGCCAGAGGCTAGCTTTGAACCCCATCCTTCTGTGACACCCACTGGATATCATGCTCCCATGGAGCCCCCCACATCTCGAATGTTCCAGGCTCCTCCTGGGGCCCCTCCCCCTCACCCACAGCTCTATCCTGGAGGCGCTGGTGGAGGAGTTTTGTCTGGACCCCCAATGGGTCCCAAGGGAGGAGGGGCTGCCTCATCAGTGGGGGGCCCTAATGGGGGTAAGCAGCACCCCCCACCCACTACTCCCATTTCAGTATCAAGCTCTGGGGCTAGTGGTGCTCCCCCAGCAAAGCCACCTAACACTTCAGTGGGTGGTGGGAACCTACCTTCTGCTCCACCACCAGCCAACTTCCCCCATGTGACCCCGAACCTgcctcccccacctgccctgaGACCCCTCAACAATGCATCAGCCTCTCCCCCCGGCCTGGGGGCCCAACCACTACCTGGGCATCTGCCCTCTCCCCATGCCATGGGGCAGGGTATGGGTGGACTTCCTCCTGGCCCAGAGAAGGGCCCGACTCTGGCTCCTTCACCCcactctctgcctcctgcttcctCTTCTTCTGCCCCAGCACCCCCCATGAGGTTTCCTTATTCATCCTCTAGTAGTAGCTCTGCAGCAGCCTCCTCTTCcagttcttcctcctcttcctctgcctccccctACCCAGCTTCCCAGGCATTGCCCAGTTACCCCCACTCTTTCCCTCCCCCAACAAGCCTCTCTGTCTCCAATCAGCCCCCGAAGTATACTCAGCCTTCTCTCCCATCCCAGGCTGTGTGGAGCCAGGGTCCCCCACCACCTCCTCCCTATGGCCGCCTCTTAGCCAATAGCAATGCCCATCCAGGCCCCTTCCCGCCCTCTAGTGGGGCCCAGTCCACTGCCCACCCACCAGCCTCAacacatcaccatcaccaccagcaacagcagcagccgcagcagcagcagcagcatcacggAAGCTCTGGGCCCCCTCCTGGAGCATTTCCCCACCCCCTGGAGGGCGGCAGCTCCCACCACGCACACCCTTATGCCATGTCTCCCTCCCTGGGGTCTCTGAGGCCCTACCCACCAGGGCCAACACACCTGCCCCCACCTCACAGCCAGGTGTCCTACAGCCAAGCAGGCCCCAATGGCCCTCCAGTCTCTTCCTCTTCCAACTCTTCCTCTTCCACTTCTCAAGGGTCCTTCCCGTGTTCAcacccctccccctcccagggACCTCAGGGGACGCCCTACCCTTTCCCACCGGTGCCTACGGTCACCACCTCTTCGGCTACCCTTTCCACGGTCATTGCCACCGTGGCTTCCTCGCCAGCAGGCTACAAAACGGCCTCCCCACCTGGGCCCCCACCGTACGGAAAGAGAGCCCCGTCCCCGGGGGCCTACAAGACAGCCACCCCACCCGGATACAAACCCGGGTCCCCTCCCAACTTCCGAACGGGGACCCCACCGGGCTATAGAGGAACCTCACCACCTGCAGGCCCAGGGACCTTCAAGCCGGGCTCGCCCACCGTGGGACCTGGGCCCCTGCCACCTGCGGGGCCCTCAGGCCTGCCATCTCTGCCACCACCACCTGCGGCCCCTGCCTCAGGGCCGCCCCTGAGCGCCACACAGATCAAGCAGGAGCCGGCTGAGGAGTATGAGACCCCCGAGAGCCCAGTTCCGCCAGCCCGCAGCCCCTCGCCCCCTCCCAAGGTGGTAGATGTGCCCAGCCATGCCAGTCAGTCTGCCAG GTTCAACAAACACCTGGATCGCGGCTTCAACTCGTGCGCGCGCAGCGACCTGTATTTCGTGCCACTGGAGGGCTCCAAACTGGCCAAGAAGCGGGCCGACCTGGTGGAGAAGGTGCGGCGCGAGGCGGAGCAGCGCGCGCGCGAAGAAAAGGAGCGGGAGCGCGAGCGGGAACGCGAGAAAGAGCGCGAGCGCGAGAAGGAGCGCGAGCTTGAACGCAGCGTG AAGTTGGCTCAGGAGGGCCGTGCTCCGGTGGAATGCCCATCTCTGGGCCCAGTGCCCCATCGCCCTCCATTTGAACCGGGCAGTGCGGTGGCTACAGTGCCCCCCTACCTGGGTCCTGACACTCCAGCCTTGCGCACTCTCAGTGAATATGCCCGGCCTCATGTCATGTCTCCTGGCAATCGCAACCATCCATTCTACGTGCCCCTGGGGGCAGTGGACCCGGGGCTCCTGGGTTACAATGTCCCGGCCCTGTACAGCAGCGATCCTGCTGCCCGGGAGAGGGAACGGGAAGCCCGTGAACGAGACCTCCGTGACCGCCTCAAGCCTGGCTTCGAGGTGAAGCCTAGTGAGCTGGAACCCCTACATGGGGTCCCTGGGCCGGGCTTGGATCCCTTTCCCCGACATGGGGGCCTGGCTCTGCAGCCTGGCCCACCTGGCCTGCACCCTTTCCCCTTTCATCCGAGCCTGGGGCCCCTGGAGCGAGAACGTCTAGCGCTGGCAGCTGGGCCAGCCCTGCGGCCTGACATGTCCTATGCTGAGCGGCTGGCAGCTGAGAGGCAGCACGCAGAAAGGGTGGCGGCCCTGGGCAATGACCCGCTGGCCCGGCTGCAGATGCTCAATGTGACTCCCCATCACCACCAGCACTCCCACATCCACTCGCACCTGCACCTGCACCAGCAAGATGCTATCCATGCAG cctctgcctcggTGCACCCTCTCATCGACCCCCTGGCCTCAGGGTCTCACCTTACTCGGATCCCCTACCCAGCTGGAACTCTCCCTAACCCCCTGCTTCCTCACCCTCTGCACGAGAACGAAGTTCTTCGTCACCAGCTCTTTG CTGCCCCTTACCGGGACCTGCCGGCCTCCCTTTCTGCCCCAATGTCAGCAGCTCATCAGCTGCAGGCCATGCACGCACAGTCAGCTGAGCTGCAGCGCTTGGCGCTGGAACAGCAGCAGTGGCTGCATGCCCATCACCCGCTGCACAGTGTGCCGCTGCCTGCCCAGGAGGACTATTACAG TCACCTGAAGAAGGAAAGCGACAAGCCACTGTAG
- the C10H12orf57 gene encoding protein C10 isoform X1: MASAAAQPAALSAEQAKVVLAEVIQAFSAPENAVRMDEARDNACNDMGKMLQFVLPVATQIQQEVIKAYGFSCDGEGVLKFARLVKSYEAQDPEIASLSGKLKALFLPPMTLPPHGPAAGGSVAAS, encoded by the exons ATGGCGTCCGCCGCTGCCCAACCTGCGGCCCTGAGCGCTGAGCAGGCAAAGG TGGTCCTGGCGGAGGTGATCCAGGCGTTCTCCGCCCCTGAGAATGCAGTGCGCATGGACGAGGCTCGGGATAACGCGTGCAACGACATGGGTAAGATGCTGCAATTCGTGCTGCCCGTGGCCACGCAGATCCAGCAGGAGGTTATCAAAGCCTATGGCTTCAGCTGCGACGGGGAAG GTGTCCTTAAATTTGCTCGCTTGGTCAAGTCCTACGAAGCCCAGGATCCTGAGATCGCCAGCTTGTCAGGCAAGCTGAAGGCGCTGTTCCTGCCGCCCATGACCCTGCCACCCCACGGGCCTGCTGCTGGTGGCAGTGTGGCTGCCTCCTGA
- the C10H12orf57 gene encoding protein C10 isoform X2, translating into MASAAAQPAALSAEQAKVVLAEVIQAFSAPENAVRMDEARDNACNDMGVLKFARLVKSYEAQDPEIASLSGKLKALFLPPMTLPPHGPAAGGSVAAS; encoded by the exons ATGGCGTCCGCCGCTGCCCAACCTGCGGCCCTGAGCGCTGAGCAGGCAAAGG TGGTCCTGGCGGAGGTGATCCAGGCGTTCTCCGCCCCTGAGAATGCAGTGCGCATGGACGAGGCTCGGGATAACGCGTGCAACGACATGG GTGTCCTTAAATTTGCTCGCTTGGTCAAGTCCTACGAAGCCCAGGATCCTGAGATCGCCAGCTTGTCAGGCAAGCTGAAGGCGCTGTTCCTGCCGCCCATGACCCTGCCACCCCACGGGCCTGCTGCTGGTGGCAGTGTGGCTGCCTCCTGA
- the ATN1 gene encoding atrophin-1 isoform X1: MKTRQNKDSMSMRSGRKKEAPGPREELRSRGRASPGGVSTSSSDGKAEKSRQTAKKARVEEASTPKVNKQGRSEEISESESEETNAPKKTKTEQELPRPQSPSDLDSLDGRSLNDDGSSDPRDIDQDNRSTSPSIYSPGSVENDSDSSSGLSQGPARPYHPPPLFPPSPPPPDSTPRQPEASFEPHPSVTPTGYHAPMEPPTSRMFQAPPGAPPPHPQLYPGGAGGGVLSGPPMGPKGGGAASSVGGPNGGKQHPPPTTPISVSSSGASGAPPAKPPNTSVGGGNLPSAPPPANFPHVTPNLPPPPALRPLNNASASPPGLGAQPLPGHLPSPHAMGQGMGGLPPGPEKGPTLAPSPHSLPPASSSSAPAPPMRFPYSSSSSSSAAASSSSSSSSSSASPYPASQALPSYPHSFPPPTSLSVSNQPPKYTQPSLPSQAVWSQGPPPPPPYGRLLANSNAHPGPFPPSSGAQSTAHPPASTHHHHHQQQQQPQQQQQHHGSSGPPPGAFPHPLEGGSSHHAHPYAMSPSLGSLRPYPPGPTHLPPPHSQVSYSQAGPNGPPVSSSSNSSSSTSQGSFPCSHPSPSQGPQGTPYPFPPVPTVTTSSATLSTVIATVASSPAGYKTASPPGPPPYGKRAPSPGAYKTATPPGYKPGSPPNFRTGTPPGYRGTSPPAGPGTFKPGSPTVGPGPLPPAGPSGLPSLPPPPAAPASGPPLSATQIKQEPAEEYETPESPVPPARSPSPPPKVVDVPSHASQSARFNKHLDRGFNSCARSDLYFVPLEGSKLAKKRADLVEKVRREAEQRAREEKEREREREREKEREREKERELERSVKLAQEGRAPVECPSLGPVPHRPPFEPGSAVATVPPYLGPDTPALRTLSEYARPHVMSPGNRNHPFYVPLGAVDPGLLGYNVPALYSSDPAAREREREARERDLRDRLKPGFEVKPSELEPLHGVPGPGLDPFPRHGGLALQPGPPGLHPFPFHPSLGPLERERLALAAGPALRPDMSYAERLAAERQHAERVAALGNDPLARLQMLNVTPHHHQHSHIHSHLHLHQQDAIHAASASVHPLIDPLASGSHLTRIPYPAGTLPNPLLPHPLHENEVLRHQLFAAPYRDLPASLSAPMSAAHQLQAMHAQSAELQRLALEQQQWLHAHHPLHSVPLPAQEDYYSHLKKESDKPL; encoded by the exons ATGAAGACACGACAGAATAAAGACTCA ATGTCAATGAGGAGTGGACGGAAGAAAGAGGCCCCTGGGCCCCGGGAAGAACTGAGATCGAGGGGCCGGGCCTCCCCTGGAGGGGTCAGCACGTCCAGCAGTGATGGCAAAGCTGAGAAGTCCAGGCAGACAGCCAAG AAGGCCCGAGTAGAGGAAGCCTCCACCCCAAAGGTCAACAAGCAGGGTCGGAGTGAGGAGATCTCAGAGAGTGAAAGTGAGGAGACCAATGCACCAAAAAAGACCAAAACTGAG CAGGAACTGCCTCGGCCACAGTCTCCCTCTGATCTGGATAGCTTGGATGGGCGGAGCCTTAATGATGATGGCAGCAGCGACCCTAGGGATATTGACCAGGACAACCGAAGCACGTCCCCCAGCATCTACAGCCCTGGAAGTGTGGAGAATGACTCCGACTCATCTTCTGGCCTGTCCCAGGGCCCAGCCCGCCCCTACCACCCACCTCcgctctttcctccttcccctccacccccagaCAGCACCCCTCGCCAGCCAGAGGCTAGCTTTGAACCCCATCCTTCTGTGACACCCACTGGATATCATGCTCCCATGGAGCCCCCCACATCTCGAATGTTCCAGGCTCCTCCTGGGGCCCCTCCCCCTCACCCACAGCTCTATCCTGGAGGCGCTGGTGGAGGAGTTTTGTCTGGACCCCCAATGGGTCCCAAGGGAGGAGGGGCTGCCTCATCAGTGGGGGGCCCTAATGGGGGTAAGCAGCACCCCCCACCCACTACTCCCATTTCAGTATCAAGCTCTGGGGCTAGTGGTGCTCCCCCAGCAAAGCCACCTAACACTTCAGTGGGTGGTGGGAACCTACCTTCTGCTCCACCACCAGCCAACTTCCCCCATGTGACCCCGAACCTgcctcccccacctgccctgaGACCCCTCAACAATGCATCAGCCTCTCCCCCCGGCCTGGGGGCCCAACCACTACCTGGGCATCTGCCCTCTCCCCATGCCATGGGGCAGGGTATGGGTGGACTTCCTCCTGGCCCAGAGAAGGGCCCGACTCTGGCTCCTTCACCCcactctctgcctcctgcttcctCTTCTTCTGCCCCAGCACCCCCCATGAGGTTTCCTTATTCATCCTCTAGTAGTAGCTCTGCAGCAGCCTCCTCTTCcagttcttcctcctcttcctctgcctccccctACCCAGCTTCCCAGGCATTGCCCAGTTACCCCCACTCTTTCCCTCCCCCAACAAGCCTCTCTGTCTCCAATCAGCCCCCGAAGTATACTCAGCCTTCTCTCCCATCCCAGGCTGTGTGGAGCCAGGGTCCCCCACCACCTCCTCCCTATGGCCGCCTCTTAGCCAATAGCAATGCCCATCCAGGCCCCTTCCCGCCCTCTAGTGGGGCCCAGTCCACTGCCCACCCACCAGCCTCAacacatcaccatcaccaccagcaacagcagcagccgcagcagcagcagcagcatcacggAAGCTCTGGGCCCCCTCCTGGAGCATTTCCCCACCCCCTGGAGGGCGGCAGCTCCCACCACGCACACCCTTATGCCATGTCTCCCTCCCTGGGGTCTCTGAGGCCCTACCCACCAGGGCCAACACACCTGCCCCCACCTCACAGCCAGGTGTCCTACAGCCAAGCAGGCCCCAATGGCCCTCCAGTCTCTTCCTCTTCCAACTCTTCCTCTTCCACTTCTCAAGGGTCCTTCCCGTGTTCAcacccctccccctcccagggACCTCAGGGGACGCCCTACCCTTTCCCACCGGTGCCTACGGTCACCACCTCTTCGGCTACCCTTTCCACGGTCATTGCCACCGTGGCTTCCTCGCCAGCAGGCTACAAAACGGCCTCCCCACCTGGGCCCCCACCGTACGGAAAGAGAGCCCCGTCCCCGGGGGCCTACAAGACAGCCACCCCACCCGGATACAAACCCGGGTCCCCTCCCAACTTCCGAACGGGGACCCCACCGGGCTATAGAGGAACCTCACCACCTGCAGGCCCAGGGACCTTCAAGCCGGGCTCGCCCACCGTGGGACCTGGGCCCCTGCCACCTGCGGGGCCCTCAGGCCTGCCATCTCTGCCACCACCACCTGCGGCCCCTGCCTCAGGGCCGCCCCTGAGCGCCACACAGATCAAGCAGGAGCCGGCTGAGGAGTATGAGACCCCCGAGAGCCCAGTTCCGCCAGCCCGCAGCCCCTCGCCCCCTCCCAAGGTGGTAGATGTGCCCAGCCATGCCAGTCAGTCTGCCAG GTTCAACAAACACCTGGATCGCGGCTTCAACTCGTGCGCGCGCAGCGACCTGTATTTCGTGCCACTGGAGGGCTCCAAACTGGCCAAGAAGCGGGCCGACCTGGTGGAGAAGGTGCGGCGCGAGGCGGAGCAGCGCGCGCGCGAAGAAAAGGAGCGGGAGCGCGAGCGGGAACGCGAGAAAGAGCGCGAGCGCGAGAAGGAGCGCGAGCTTGAACGCAGCGTG AAGTTGGCTCAGGAGGGCCGTGCTCCGGTGGAATGCCCATCTCTGGGCCCAGTGCCCCATCGCCCTCCATTTGAACCGGGCAGTGCGGTGGCTACAGTGCCCCCCTACCTGGGTCCTGACACTCCAGCCTTGCGCACTCTCAGTGAATATGCCCGGCCTCATGTCATGTCTCCTGGCAATCGCAACCATCCATTCTACGTGCCCCTGGGGGCAGTGGACCCGGGGCTCCTGGGTTACAATGTCCCGGCCCTGTACAGCAGCGATCCTGCTGCCCGGGAGAGGGAACGGGAAGCCCGTGAACGAGACCTCCGTGACCGCCTCAAGCCTGGCTTCGAGGTGAAGCCTAGTGAGCTGGAACCCCTACATGGGGTCCCTGGGCCGGGCTTGGATCCCTTTCCCCGACATGGGGGCCTGGCTCTGCAGCCTGGCCCACCTGGCCTGCACCCTTTCCCCTTTCATCCGAGCCTGGGGCCCCTGGAGCGAGAACGTCTAGCGCTGGCAGCTGGGCCAGCCCTGCGGCCTGACATGTCCTATGCTGAGCGGCTGGCAGCTGAGAGGCAGCACGCAGAAAGGGTGGCGGCCCTGGGCAATGACCCGCTGGCCCGGCTGCAGATGCTCAATGTGACTCCCCATCACCACCAGCACTCCCACATCCACTCGCACCTGCACCTGCACCAGCAAGATGCTATCCATGCAG cctctgcctcggTGCACCCTCTCATCGACCCCCTGGCCTCAGGGTCTCACCTTACTCGGATCCCCTACCCAGCTGGAACTCTCCCTAACCCCCTGCTTCCTCACCCTCTGCACGAGAACGAAGTTCTTCGTCACCAGCTCTTTG CTGCCCCTTACCGGGACCTGCCGGCCTCCCTTTCTGCCCCAATGTCAGCAGCTCATCAGCTGCAGGCCATGCACGCACAGTCAGCTGAGCTGCAGCGCTTGGCGCTGGAACAGCAGCAGTGGCTGCATGCCCATCACCCGCTGCACAGTGTGCCGCTGCCTGCCCAGGAGGACTATTACAG TCACCTGAAGAAGGAAAGCGACAAGCCACTGTAG